In Dioscorea cayenensis subsp. rotundata cultivar TDr96_F1 chromosome 11, TDr96_F1_v2_PseudoChromosome.rev07_lg8_w22 25.fasta, whole genome shotgun sequence, a single genomic region encodes these proteins:
- the LOC120271775 gene encoding chlorophyllase-2-like, protein MESKKNVFEMGKLTVQKIIIQKEDCSSPPKPLLIVTPSESGKYPVVLFLHGFLLSNNYYSLLLNHISSHGFILVAPQLSVILPCSTGGITGAAEVTDWLAGNLQALLPTGVEANLQKLALAGHSRGGHAAFSLIFGCTKTTLKFSALIGVDPVAGPFKGYQIPPRILTGKPSSMELRIPAMVIGTGLGEKKKNMFFPACAPEGVNHKEFYYECKPPCYHVVVKDYGHLDMLDDDAPKVTKCVCTNGVNCKDLMRRSTGGIMVAFLKAYLMEDNESLEAIFYGSLDAPAELSPVERRLE, encoded by the exons ATGGAATCAAAGAAGAATGTGTTTGAAATGGGAAAGCTAACggtccaaaaaataataatacaaaaagaGGATTGTTCATCTCCACCAAAACCTCTTCTCATTGTAACCCCAAGTGAATCAGGGAAATACCCAGTGGTTCTctttctccatggctttcttcTCTCCAACAACTACTACTCTCTACTCCTCAACCACATCTCCTCTCATGGCTTCATCCTTGTGGCACCTCag CTTTCTGTTATACTACCATGCTCCACCGGAGGCATCACCGGAGCAGCAGAGGTCACTGACTGGTTGGCCGGAAACCTCCAAGCTTTGTTACCAACTGGAGTTGAAGCTAATTTACAAAAGCTTGCACTGGCAG GTCACAGTAGAGGTGGCCATGCAGCCTTTTCTCTTATCTTTGGATGCACCAAGACAACTCTAAAGTTCTCAGCCTTAATTGGAGTTGACCCGGTGGCTGGACCTTTTAAAGGTTATCAAATCCCTCCAAGGATTTTAACCGGTAAACCATCTTCAATGGAGCTTAGAATTCCAGCAATGGTGATTGGAACTGGActtggagagaagaagaagaacatgtTTTTCCCTGCTTGTGCTCCAGAGGGAGTTAATCATAAAGAGTTCTACTATGAGTGTAAACCTCCATGTTATCATGTTGTTGTGAAGGATTATGGTCATCTTGATATGTTGGATGATGATGCTCCCAAAGTGACCAAGTGTGTGTGTACTAATGGGGTGAATTGTAAGGATTTAATGAGGAGGTCAACAGGGGGTATAATGGTGGCTTTTTTGAAGGCTTATTTGATGGAAGATAATGAGAGTCTTGAAGCCATTTTTTATGGTTCTCTTGATGCTCCTGCTGAGCTTTCCCCTGTTGAGCGTCGATTGGAATGA
- the LOC120271777 gene encoding receptor-like protein EIX2, translating into MESLEVIQLGFNDFVGPLPTSIRDLCNLHTLDFSFNNLSEDTSTLSRILSGCAGETIETLNLRNSNLKGELSGWLGMLKSITTLDISKNSLYGPVPISIGNLSNLKTLYLASNGFNGSLPKSIGHLSELKVLDIAYNSLGGVISEQHLANLSSLDSLSMSYNPLIVNISKDWVPPFHLQEIAFVSCQLGPEFPAWLRTQKDFSMLDLSNTGITGSLPDWFWDLSHSIALLDLSNNQITGTVPKSLKLICSSLINLSSNKFEGPLPLPSNVAYADLSDNSFSGDLLPILGGNVPTLGHLYLSNNLLNGTLPASICNFQLMQVIDISNNFISGELPGCWQNLFFLVALNLANNKISGEIPVSLGSLKLIQVLHLGNNNLSGEIPLPLSNLKILVTLDLGGNNLSGNIPAWIGERMPLLRILRLRSNMLQGDIPEELFNLASLQILDLADNNLSGVIPQSFCNLSAMQLTNEARQSILDGFQDQVITSVGNYSIFGYTDSLSVVTKGMELQYSKTLEFVTSIDLSNNRLSGEIPEQIGNLHGIQNLNLSGNHLIGGIPDSIGDLVSLESFDLSRNELSGKIPTSISFLTLLSHLNLSYNNLWGRIPTGNQLQTLDDPSIYIGNRDLCGPPSTVNCGDNETLAFSVEGDDSDENETLWLLFGGAVGYALGLWAVCICLLIKEAWRNSYFDLVDYMHKKLLAFTATSIYNSAGIEDD; encoded by the coding sequence ATGGAATCTCTGGAGGTCATTCAGCTTGGCTTCAATGACTTTGTCGGCCCGCTACCAACAAGTATCAGAGACCTCTGCAACTTGCACACTTTGGATTTCTCATTCAATAATCTCAGTGAAGACACGAGCACATTGTCAAGAATTTTATCCGGATGTGCTGGTGAAACTATTGAGACATTAAACTTGAGAAACAGTAATTTGAAAGGGGAGTTGTCAGGTTGGCTGGGAATGCTCAAAAGTATAACCACTCTTGATATTAGTAAGAACTCACTTTACGGACCGGTTCCTATTTCTATTGGAAACTTATCAAACTTAAAAACCTTGTATCTCGCTTCAAATGGATTCAATGGAAGTCTTCCAAAGAGCATTGGACATCTCTCAGAGCTGAAAGTTCTTGATATTGCTTACAATTCACTTGGTGGTGTTATATCGGAACAACACTTGGCCAATCTCTCAAGTCTGGATTCTTTGAGCATGAGTTACAACCCATTGATAGTGAACATCAGCAAAGATTGGGTACCTCCTTTCCATCTTCAAGAAATTGCTTTTGTATCATGTCAATTGGGACCAGAATTTCCAGCGTGGCTCAGAACTCAGAAAGATTTTTCAATGCTTGATTTGTCCAATACTGGAATCACAGGTTCATTGCCTGATTGGTTCTGGGACTTGTCGCATAGCATTGCACTTCTCGATCTCTCGAATAATCAGATAACTGGAACTGTGCCCAAGTCTCTCAAGCTCATCTGTTCAAGTCTCATTAATCTGAGTTCAAACAAATTTGAAGGCCCATTACCTCTGCCATCTAATGTGGCATATGCTGATCTTTCAGATAATTCATTTTCAGGAGATCTTCTTCCCATTCTTGGTGGAAATGTACCAACATTGGGACATTTGTATCTTTCAAATAATCTCTTAAATGGCACACTTCCTGCATCTATATGCAACTTCCAGCTGATGCAAGTCATTGATATCTCCAACAATTTTATCTCTGGTGAGCTTCCTGGATGTTGGCAAAATCTGTTCTTCTTAGTGGCTCTAAATCTGGCAAACAACAAGATATCTGGAGAAATTCCTGTTTCTCTTGGTTCTCTTAAATTGATTCAAGTTCTTCACTTGGGGAACAACAATCTCTCTGGAGAAATCCCATTGCCTCTGAGTAACTTGAAGATACTTGTGACCCTTGATCTTGGTGGTAATAACTTATCAGGAAACATACCAGCATGGATTGGAGAAAGAATGCCATTGCTAAGGATACTCCGATTACGATCTAACATGTTGCAGGGTGACATCCCTGAAGAATTATTCAATCTAGCATCATTGCAAATCTTAGACCTTGCTGATAATAACTTATCAGGAGTTATACCTCAGTCTTTTTGCAACCTTTCTGCAATGCAACTCACAAATGAAGCAAGACAGAGTATTCTGGATGGATTTCAAGACCAAGTCATCACAAGCGTTGGGAATTATAGCATTTTCGGTTATACCGACAGCTTGTCAGTTGTCACAAAAGGAATGGAACTTCAATACAGTAAAACACTCGAGTTTGTGACAAGCATAGACCTTTCAAACAATCGGCTTTCGGGTGAAATACCAGAGCAAATAGGAAATCTTCATGGGATTCAAAATCTGAACTTGTCCGGAAATCATTTGATTGGTGGGATTCCAGATTCAATAGGTGACTTAGTGTCATTGGAGTCATTTGATTTATCAAGAAATGAACTTTCAGGCAAGATTCCTACGAGCATATCTTTTCTTACATTGTTGAGTCATCTGAACCTTTCGTACAACAATTTGTGGGGTAGAATTCCAACAGGTAACCAGCTGCAAACTCTTGATGATCCATCGATATACATTGGCAATCGTGACCTCTGCGGCCCTCCTTCGACAGTAAATTGCGGTGATAATGAGACACTTGCATTCAGTGTTGAAGGAGATGATTCTGATGAGAATGAAACATTATGGTTATTGTTTGGCGGTGCTGTGGGATATGCATTGGGTTTGTGGGCagtatgtatttgtttgttaATCAAAGAGGCATGGAGGAATTCATATTTTGATCTAGTTGATTATATGCATAAGAAGCTTCTTGCATTCACTGCAACAAGTATTTATAATTCAGCAGGCATCGAGGACGACTAG
- the LOC120271778 gene encoding receptor-like protein EIX2 encodes MRKQNTIPSHLHLLMLLLGCLYNGELCMSCSESERLALVKFKAGLQDPHQLLSSWEGDDCCTWTGVHCDNETWHVVSLDLQYHHLYHGVSNGGRLSGEINPSLLSLKHLNHLDLSSNHFKGTEIPSFIGSLTGLSYLNLSNAGFIGRVPPQLGNLTSLIYLDLNSFYSMHDLHVDDNFQWLSFLSSLQYLDMSGVNLAKISSDNLFHAVNMLPALSVLILPNCHLHWPQPSSSSSSSSSPYLNLSNSLTTIDLSNNQINSTFPLWLTNSSRLVHLDLWFNHFHGSDT; translated from the coding sequence ATGAGGAAACAGAACACCATTCCGTCTCATCTACATCTTCTTATGCTTCTTCTTGGATGTTTGTACAATGGAGAACTCTGCATGAGTTGCAGTGAGAGTGAGAGATTGGCACTTGTCAAGTTCAAAGCAGGTCTTCAAGATCCTCACCAACTTCTATCTTCATGGGAAGGTGATGACTGCTGTACATGGACAGGAGTTCATTGTGACAATGAAACTTGGCATGTTGTCAGCTTGGATCTTCAGTATCACCATCTTTATCATGGCGTTAGCAATGGTGGAAGACTCAGTGGTGAGATTAAtccttctttgctttctttgaaGCATTTGAATCACTTGGACTTGAGTTCTAATCATTTCAAGGGAACAGAGATTCCCAGTTTCATTGGTTCACTCACTGGTTTGAGTTATCTGAATCTCTCTAATGCTGGTTTCATTGGGAGGGTTCCTCCTCAGCTCGGTAATCTCACAAGCTTGATTTATCTTGATCTCAATTCATTCTATTCTATGCATGATTTGCATGTTGATGATAATTTTCAATGgctttctttcctttcttctctgcAATATCTTGACATGAGTGGAGTTAATCTTGCTAAGATTTCTTCTGATAATTTGTTTCATGCTGTTAACATGCTGCCTGCTCTTTCTGTTTTGATTCTTCCAAACTGCCACCTTCACTGGCCACagccttcctcttcttcttcttcctcttcttctccatatCTCAATCTTAGTAATTCTTTGACTACTATTGATCTCAGCAACAATCAAATCAACTCCACATTCCCTCTCTGGCTAACTAATTCCAGCAGACTTGTTCATCTTGATCTCTGGTTCAATCACTTCCATGGGAGTGATACCTGA